In the genome of Saccharomonospora viridis DSM 43017, one region contains:
- a CDS encoding nitrate- and nitrite sensing domain-containing protein gives MPVGELLGEEDRPRSRWRAALRWRDWNLPVKLGAVTLIPIIIAVVLGGVTLANQLERANRYENQHQLAQASVAAHTLLEALQRERTLTAEALTAGAGVDSPELHEIRTAVDDAWAPLLDTVAQAGESLASLRTKLTEQFGALDETREQILAGQLDTVEAVEAYTNVVDTLVELDTAVAAGIGAEDLGATANAAHNLLVAREEVSLHQALIAHGIEFELTPSEFDAVRTAEVRRVDRLTEFSVIATERQRELFDDTVRGQTFDEYQRIVGALLSSQDAGSELFSSTTAEHWAETGDVVFSAMSEVGERLGTELADGTGALADDANTGVGVLAVTLLAALVLAALVVFCIARQLLRSLKILRNSALEAAQHELPEAVQAIQEGHTDDTEINQVPVHTRDEIGEVARAFDAVHSEALRLAAEQARMRAGYADVFVNLSRRSQSLVQRQLQLIERLERDEEDADQLATLFQLDHLATRMRRNNENLMVLSGAEPARRSGQPVSATDVLRAAVSEIEQYQRVVVRTPPSVSVVGYAAGDLIRLVAELLDNATSFSAPETQVTVATRQMDDGSLSIDILDKGIGMSEAEVAEANERLSEASSIDLTTSRRMGLFVVGRLANRHGFGVELHGGKDIVGVRATVTVPAEFVNDQQAPYAVPEPSETREIPESRPAEPGVGADSDNRGPAGQLQTSNGPLPRRKPGGSSRLTPRGGDGESAPEGTGSEMTGTELFTPLGWDGNAQGRSSSQRRDPRPATSGAGQARQEHGLFGSEAGSSEHGGEHNGAMDPAWPSETEASHELGFADARTRDRSDGEGEQLSGRKLFEPTGTAVSDWWSAAVTESNAGSPTEAQRQARKAAMENAETTPIFDEMVSAWFRKVTDAAGSGPAPDSSSWEFAADETWKTVQEVSQRQTPSEYTEAGLPRRRRGEQLLPGSATPDDGRKVETSGPVPRRPRDPAEVFDRLSSFQQGVTRGRRHRRAEASEGQPTPTESGTNPSNSSNASDASNTSDTRQSAESGDGRTDSGLPQRPRRVRSGAASTEPAPEETTDIVADGGGLFTDVSQPATDSFVDDSNVQSSSDATTSDNGESAGSSPNWAFAVDERWRTVEEVSRSVPTSYTAAGLPRRQRGERLLPGSAAPENQAEPRRRLPRDPADVRGRLASFQQGVRRGRHRTAGEADNADERLEGE, from the coding sequence GTGCCGGTAGGCGAACTCCTCGGTGAGGAGGACCGCCCCCGTTCCCGCTGGCGTGCGGCCCTGCGATGGCGTGACTGGAACCTGCCGGTCAAGCTGGGGGCGGTCACGCTCATCCCGATCATCATCGCGGTGGTGCTGGGCGGCGTCACCCTCGCGAACCAGCTCGAGCGTGCGAACCGGTATGAGAATCAGCACCAGCTCGCGCAGGCGAGCGTGGCGGCCCATACCCTCCTCGAAGCTCTGCAACGGGAACGGACCCTCACCGCCGAGGCGCTGACCGCCGGGGCCGGGGTCGACTCCCCGGAGTTGCACGAGATCCGGACCGCGGTCGACGACGCGTGGGCTCCGTTGCTCGACACCGTGGCCCAGGCCGGAGAGTCGTTGGCGTCGTTGCGGACGAAGTTGACCGAGCAGTTCGGCGCGCTCGACGAGACCCGAGAACAGATCCTCGCCGGGCAACTCGACACCGTCGAGGCGGTCGAGGCCTACACCAACGTCGTCGACACGCTGGTGGAACTGGACACCGCGGTGGCTGCCGGCATCGGCGCCGAAGACCTCGGTGCGACGGCCAACGCCGCGCACAACCTGCTCGTGGCACGCGAGGAGGTCTCGCTTCACCAAGCGTTGATCGCACACGGCATCGAGTTCGAACTGACTCCCAGCGAATTCGACGCCGTGCGCACCGCTGAAGTCCGGCGAGTCGATCGACTGACCGAATTCTCCGTCATCGCCACCGAACGACAGCGTGAGCTCTTCGACGACACCGTGCGCGGGCAGACGTTCGACGAGTACCAGCGCATCGTGGGCGCTCTGCTGTCGAGTCAGGACGCGGGCAGCGAGCTGTTCTCGTCGACGACGGCCGAGCACTGGGCCGAGACCGGCGATGTCGTGTTCTCCGCGATGAGCGAGGTCGGGGAGCGGTTGGGAACCGAACTCGCTGACGGCACGGGAGCGCTGGCCGACGACGCGAACACCGGCGTCGGTGTTCTGGCGGTGACGCTGCTCGCCGCGTTGGTGTTGGCCGCGCTGGTGGTGTTCTGCATCGCCCGGCAACTGCTGCGGTCGTTGAAGATCTTGCGGAACAGCGCACTGGAGGCCGCCCAGCACGAATTGCCGGAGGCGGTGCAGGCCATTCAGGAGGGCCACACCGACGACACCGAGATCAACCAGGTGCCGGTGCACACCCGCGACGAGATCGGCGAGGTGGCCAGGGCCTTCGACGCCGTGCACAGCGAGGCGCTGCGGCTGGCGGCCGAGCAGGCCAGGATGCGTGCTGGTTACGCCGATGTGTTCGTCAACCTCTCGCGGCGTAGCCAGAGCCTGGTGCAGCGGCAACTGCAGCTCATCGAGCGGCTGGAACGCGACGAGGAGGACGCCGACCAGCTTGCGACACTGTTCCAGCTCGACCACCTCGCCACGCGGATGCGCCGCAACAACGAGAACCTGATGGTGTTGTCGGGCGCCGAGCCCGCGCGTCGGTCGGGCCAACCGGTGAGCGCCACCGATGTCCTGCGCGCCGCCGTGTCCGAAATCGAGCAGTACCAGCGCGTGGTGGTACGTACGCCGCCGTCGGTGAGTGTGGTGGGGTACGCGGCAGGCGACCTCATTCGACTCGTGGCGGAGCTGCTGGACAACGCCACCTCGTTCTCCGCTCCGGAGACGCAGGTGACGGTGGCGACGCGCCAAATGGACGACGGGTCGCTGTCCATCGACATCCTCGACAAGGGCATCGGCATGAGCGAGGCCGAGGTCGCCGAGGCCAACGAACGACTGTCCGAAGCCAGTTCGATCGACCTCACCACGTCGCGTCGCATGGGCCTGTTCGTGGTGGGCAGGCTCGCGAACCGGCACGGTTTCGGCGTGGAACTGCACGGGGGCAAGGACATCGTCGGGGTCAGGGCCACGGTCACCGTGCCCGCCGAGTTCGTGAACGACCAGCAGGCGCCGTACGCCGTTCCGGAGCCATCGGAGACTCGGGAGATCCCCGAGTCGCGGCCGGCCGAACCCGGTGTCGGGGCCGATTCGGACAATCGTGGTCCGGCCGGCCAACTGCAGACGTCGAACGGGCCGCTGCCACGACGTAAGCCGGGTGGCTCGTCCCGACTGACGCCTCGGGGTGGGGACGGTGAGTCCGCGCCCGAGGGAACCGGCAGCGAGATGACGGGTACGGAGCTGTTCACACCTCTCGGTTGGGACGGCAACGCGCAAGGCAGGTCTTCGTCGCAGCGTCGGGACCCTCGTCCGGCCACTTCGGGCGCCGGACAGGCGCGACAGGAGCACGGTCTTTTCGGTTCGGAGGCGGGTTCCTCCGAGCACGGGGGTGAGCACAACGGTGCCATGGACCCGGCGTGGCCGTCGGAGACGGAGGCATCGCACGAGCTCGGGTTCGCCGACGCTCGAACCCGTGATCGCAGCGACGGCGAGGGTGAGCAGCTGTCCGGCAGGAAGTTGTTCGAGCCCACCGGTACTGCGGTGAGTGACTGGTGGAGTGCCGCCGTCACCGAGAGCAACGCGGGCAGCCCCACCGAGGCGCAGCGTCAGGCGCGCAAGGCGGCTATGGAGAACGCCGAGACGACGCCGATCTTCGACGAGATGGTCTCCGCGTGGTTCCGCAAGGTCACCGACGCGGCGGGCAGTGGTCCGGCGCCGGACAGCAGCAGTTGGGAGTTCGCCGCCGACGAGACGTGGAAGACCGTTCAGGAGGTGTCGCAGCGGCAGACGCCTTCCGAGTACACCGAGGCCGGGTTGCCGAGGCGACGTCGCGGTGAACAGTTGTTGCCCGGCAGCGCGACCCCGGATGACGGACGTAAGGTCGAGACCTCCGGTCCCGTGCCGCGCCGGCCGCGTGATCCGGCGGAGGTGTTCGACAGGCTCAGCAGTTTCCAGCAGGGCGTCACCCGCGGACGTCGTCACCGTCGGGCCGAGGCGTCGGAGGGACAGCCGACTCCGACGGAGAGTGGGACGAACCCGTCGAACTCCTCGAACGCCTCGGATGCCTCGAATACGTCGGACACCCGACAGTCCGCAGAGTCCGGGGACGGGCGGACGGACTCGGGACTGCCACAGCGGCCGCGGCGTGTCCGGTCGGGAGCCGCGTCCACCGAACCGGCTCCTGAGGAGACGACCGACATCGTCGCCGACGGTGGAGGGCTGTTCACCGACGTTTCGCAACCGGCCACAGATTCCTTCGTCGACGATTCGAATGTCCAATCTTCGTCCGATGCGACCACATCGGACAATGGTGAATCCGCCGGAAGTTCTCCTAACTGGGCTTTCGCTGTCGATGAACGCTGGCGCACCGTCGAAGAGGTCTCCCGATCGGTGCCGACGAGCTACACGGCGGCCGGTTTGCCTCGACGGCAGCGGGGGGAGAGGCTGCTACCCGGCAGCGCGGCCCCCGAGAACCAGGCCGAGCCGCGCCGTCGGCTACCGAGGGATCCGGCCGATGTGCGAGGGAGGCTGGCGAGCTTTCAACAGGGAGTCCGCAGGGGTCGGCATCGCACCGCTGGCGAGGCCGACAACGCAGACGAAAGACTGGAGGGTGAATGA
- a CDS encoding type III PLP-dependent enzyme, whose product MSTTVDRIRAFLDHHRPPTPCLVVDIDTVIDRYSRFTEAFPDAHVQYAVKANPHPAVVRALVDAGAAFDVASPGEIDLCVEAGARPDTLSYGNTIKKPSDIAHAHAAGVREYTFDARSDLDNIARHAPGAQVSVRLLVEGGPDSVTPFGNKFGCNTDDAVRMLLRAAESGLEPVGVSFHVGSQQLEPAAWDLAVASAAKVFAGVAEHGVTLRRLNVGGGFGVDYIDTAPPMSAYADTILSAVRSHFPEPPELVCEPGRALVAEAGMIRSEVVVVARKHPTDEHRWVYLDIGRYNGLAETENEAIAYRLVPVGTHSQEDGPVIIAGPTCDGDDVLYQRTPYRLPLSLEPGDRIDILASGAYTASYSSVAFNGIEPLRTYCISEGRLISAE is encoded by the coding sequence GTGAGCACAACGGTTGACCGGATCCGTGCCTTTTTGGACCACCATCGACCCCCGACACCATGTCTGGTGGTGGATATCGACACCGTGATCGACCGGTACTCGAGATTCACGGAAGCCTTCCCGGACGCGCACGTGCAATACGCGGTGAAAGCGAATCCCCATCCCGCCGTGGTGCGTGCGCTGGTGGACGCCGGTGCGGCCTTCGACGTGGCAAGCCCCGGCGAGATCGATCTCTGTGTGGAAGCCGGGGCACGACCGGACACCCTGTCGTACGGCAACACCATCAAAAAGCCGTCCGACATCGCGCACGCCCACGCCGCCGGCGTCCGGGAGTACACATTCGACGCCCGCAGCGATCTGGACAACATCGCCCGACACGCCCCGGGCGCACAGGTGTCGGTGCGTCTCCTGGTGGAAGGCGGCCCCGACTCCGTCACCCCGTTCGGGAACAAATTCGGCTGCAACACCGACGACGCCGTCCGCATGCTGCTGCGAGCGGCGGAATCCGGACTCGAACCGGTGGGTGTCAGTTTCCACGTCGGCTCACAGCAACTGGAGCCCGCCGCCTGGGACCTCGCCGTGGCCTCGGCCGCGAAGGTGTTCGCCGGTGTCGCCGAGCACGGCGTGACACTACGGCGACTCAACGTCGGGGGCGGATTCGGCGTCGACTACATCGACACCGCGCCCCCCATGTCGGCGTACGCCGACACCATCCTCTCCGCGGTACGCTCCCATTTCCCCGAACCGCCGGAACTCGTCTGCGAGCCGGGACGCGCGCTCGTCGCCGAAGCGGGAATGATCCGCAGCGAGGTCGTCGTCGTGGCCCGGAAACACCCCACCGACGAACACCGGTGGGTGTACCTGGACATTGGCCGATACAACGGTTTGGCGGAAACTGAGAACGAGGCGATCGCCTACCGGCTCGTACCTGTGGGCACGCACTCGCAGGAAGACGGCCCTGTGATCATCGCCGGGCCGACATGCGATGGTGATGACGTGCTCTATCAGAGGACGCCGTACCGGCTGCCCTTGTCCTTGGAGCCCGGCGACCGGATCGACATTCTCGCGTCCGGCGCGTACACGGCGAGTTACTCGTCGGTCGCGTTCAACGGAATAGAACCCCTACGTACGTACTGCATTTCCGAAGGGAGGCTGATCAGTGCCGAGTGA
- the speD gene encoding adenosylmethionine decarboxylase — MPSEFVPVGVFSGKHVLAELDGIDARLLDDDEFLRSTLADTLTDAGATVCEVISHRFEPQGVTVLAMLAESHASVHTYPEIGAMFVDVFTCGERADPEHAVRLLAKALGTEPVSMSTITRGRQPTNTGK; from the coding sequence GTGCCGAGTGAATTCGTGCCGGTTGGCGTGTTCTCCGGCAAACACGTCCTCGCCGAGCTGGACGGCATCGACGCCCGGTTACTCGACGACGACGAGTTCTTGCGCAGCACCTTGGCGGACACGCTGACCGACGCGGGGGCGACGGTGTGCGAAGTCATATCCCACCGCTTCGAACCGCAGGGCGTGACCGTACTGGCGATGCTGGCCGAGTCACACGCTTCCGTCCACACCTATCCCGAGATCGGTGCCATGTTCGTCGACGTCTTCACCTGCGGTGAACGCGCCGATCCCGAACATGCCGTGCGCCTGCTCGCCAAAGCGCTCGGCACCGAGCCTGTGTCCATGTCCACGATCACTCGAGGCCGCCAGCCCACGAACACAGGGAAGTGA
- a CDS encoding spermidine synthase: MTTQIVEPMGEGLTRVWDVSEVVLDMRTDYQHVVIGRTSQGLSLFCDSERQSTEASQLVYHEALMVPPMLLADTVERVLIIGSSEGVASQLAIAYGAELVDHVDIDAETVRACAQHLPYGYTPEELTEAERGTGRVRVHYRDGWEFLTTTTTRYDVVVIDLPDENADPEAQHNRLYSKEFLRRCSDVLAPGGVVCCQAGCPTLWRNDTLLAAWQRFTESFGTVVYFGSDEHEWAFLSGRPDEHPNAVESMIDKLPKSEYQPESIDSETLRGCTVPPRSVRLRASDLRQPAE; the protein is encoded by the coding sequence ATGACTACGCAAATCGTCGAACCGATGGGCGAGGGGCTCACTCGGGTCTGGGACGTTTCCGAAGTGGTCCTCGATATGCGCACCGACTACCAGCACGTGGTGATCGGTCGCACGAGCCAGGGCTTGTCGCTGTTCTGTGACAGCGAACGGCAGAGCACCGAGGCCAGTCAGCTCGTCTACCACGAGGCCCTGATGGTGCCGCCGATGCTGCTCGCCGACACGGTGGAACGTGTCCTGATCATCGGCTCCAGCGAGGGGGTGGCTAGCCAGCTCGCCATCGCCTACGGCGCCGAGCTGGTGGACCACGTCGACATCGACGCCGAGACGGTGCGGGCATGTGCCCAACACCTGCCGTACGGCTACACCCCCGAGGAGCTGACCGAGGCCGAACGTGGCACCGGACGTGTCCGGGTCCATTACCGCGACGGGTGGGAGTTCCTGACGACGACCACCACCCGCTACGACGTCGTGGTGATCGACCTGCCCGATGAGAACGCCGATCCGGAAGCGCAGCACAACCGGCTCTACAGCAAGGAGTTCCTGCGCCGCTGTTCGGACGTGCTGGCCCCCGGCGGTGTCGTGTGCTGCCAGGCGGGTTGCCCCACGTTGTGGCGTAACGACACCTTGCTCGCCGCGTGGCAGCGTTTCACCGAGTCGTTCGGCACCGTCGTCTACTTCGGCTCCGACGAGCACGAATGGGCCTTCTTGTCGGGCCGCCCGGACGAACACCCGAACGCCGTCGAATCGATGATCGACAAGTTGCCGAAGTCGGAGTACCAGCCTGAGTCCATCGACAGCGAGACGCTGCGGGGATGTACCGTGCCGCCGCGTTCGGTACGGCTCAGAGCTTCCGACCTTCGGCAACCCGCCGAGTGA
- a CDS encoding DUF3817 domain-containing protein → MVTTTRGETATTTELRKPLQRFRVAAFVTGLGLLGMVVVMVIRYGFDNPTPSAVYSPIHGVIYMVYLVVAVDLALKARWSVKGTIGVLLAGCVPFFSFVAERAVTRRVAEGRKL, encoded by the coding sequence ATGGTGACGACCACGCGCGGTGAGACGGCGACGACCACGGAGCTGCGGAAGCCGTTGCAGCGATTCCGGGTCGCCGCTTTCGTCACGGGCCTGGGCCTGCTCGGGATGGTCGTGGTCATGGTGATCCGTTACGGCTTCGACAACCCGACTCCTTCGGCCGTGTATTCGCCCATCCACGGCGTGATCTACATGGTGTACCTGGTGGTGGCCGTGGACCTGGCCTTGAAGGCGCGCTGGTCGGTGAAGGGCACGATCGGCGTGTTGCTCGCCGGATGCGTGCCCTTCTTCTCCTTCGTCGCCGAACGCGCCGTCACTCGGCGGGTTGCCGAAGGTCGGAAGCTCTGA
- a CDS encoding lytic transglycosylase domain-containing protein — protein MADSDSPSSLWSGVAHWGRAVLIRLSVVVVVFLVGAGGVWLIARAAIPFASPTTTDIPALRIEPADVEPGSTAPVKDNDIGPLREDAADTGVSTLTEWAEHLAPAVGIPARAMTAYGNAELVMRDEAPECRLSWVTIAGIGRIESDHGRHGGAVLGDDGRPSPPIIGIPLDGSPGVREIRDTDGGVLDGDRKYDRAVGPMQFIPTTWKLYGVDASGDGKADPQQIDDAALATARYLCDHGRDMATGQGWWDGVLSYNHSVEYGRKVFALAEHYAELAQSFTG, from the coding sequence GTGGCTGATTCCGATTCACCGTCCAGTCTGTGGTCCGGCGTGGCCCACTGGGGGCGGGCCGTGCTCATCCGGCTTTCCGTGGTCGTCGTGGTGTTCCTCGTGGGTGCGGGCGGGGTGTGGCTCATCGCCAGGGCCGCGATTCCGTTCGCGAGTCCCACGACCACCGACATCCCCGCGTTGCGTATCGAACCCGCCGATGTCGAACCGGGGTCCACGGCACCCGTTAAGGACAACGACATCGGCCCGCTTCGCGAGGACGCCGCCGACACCGGTGTCAGCACATTGACGGAGTGGGCCGAACACCTCGCCCCAGCCGTCGGGATCCCGGCCCGGGCGATGACCGCGTACGGCAACGCGGAGCTCGTGATGCGTGACGAGGCGCCCGAATGCCGCTTGTCATGGGTCACGATCGCGGGCATCGGTCGGATCGAGTCCGACCATGGTCGGCACGGTGGGGCGGTACTCGGCGACGACGGGCGTCCGTCCCCACCGATCATCGGTATCCCCCTGGACGGCTCCCCCGGTGTGAGGGAGATCAGGGACACCGACGGCGGTGTGCTCGACGGTGACCGTAAGTACGACAGAGCCGTCGGACCGATGCAGTTCATCCCCACCACCTGGAAGCTCTACGGCGTGGACGCCTCCGGCGACGGGAAGGCGGACCCACAGCAGATCGATGACGCCGCCCTGGCCACCGCGCGTTACCTGTGTGATCACGGTCGGGACATGGCCACCGGGCAGGGGTGGTGGGACGGTGTGTTGTCGTACAACCACTCCGTCGAGTACGGCCGCAAGGTGTTCGCCCTCGCCGAGCATTACGCGGAACTGGCTCAATCGTTCACCGGCTAG
- a CDS encoding acyl-CoA dehydrogenase family protein: MPLQIRRSPWMTEELDDVRDLARTFCRNELTPHQQRWAEQKRVDREVWTKAGEVGLLALSVPEEYGGGGGTFAHEAVLYEEQARSGDSAWGVTVHNGIVAHYLLAYASEEKKREWLPKLASGEYVGAIAMTEPGTGSDLQSITTRAVRDGDHYVINGAKTFITNGALADLVVVAVKTDPDAGAKGISLIVVETSTPGFRRGRVLDKVGLRGQDTAELFFDDVRVPVENLLGDEEGQGFIQLMQQLPQERLIIAITAVAGMESAIEQTIAYTKERSAFGRPLIKFQNTRYKLAEAATEAAVARAFLDECIERHLRGELDVQSAAMVKLWSTERVNKVVDECVQLFGGYGYMTEYPIARAWADVRVSRIFGGTNEIMKDIISRTL; this comes from the coding sequence GTGCCGCTGCAGATTCGTCGAAGCCCGTGGATGACGGAAGAGCTGGACGACGTTCGTGACCTCGCCAGGACGTTCTGCCGGAACGAGCTCACGCCACACCAACAGCGGTGGGCCGAGCAGAAGCGGGTCGACCGAGAGGTGTGGACCAAGGCGGGGGAGGTCGGACTGCTCGCGTTGTCCGTACCCGAGGAGTACGGGGGTGGCGGGGGTACGTTCGCCCACGAAGCGGTGCTGTACGAGGAACAAGCCCGTAGCGGCGACAGCGCGTGGGGTGTCACCGTGCACAACGGCATCGTGGCGCACTACCTGCTCGCCTACGCCTCGGAGGAGAAGAAGCGGGAGTGGTTGCCGAAGCTCGCCAGCGGTGAGTACGTGGGCGCCATCGCGATGACCGAGCCCGGCACCGGGTCAGACCTCCAGAGCATCACCACCAGGGCCGTGCGCGACGGGGACCACTACGTCATCAACGGCGCTAAGACGTTCATCACCAACGGAGCGCTGGCCGATCTCGTCGTCGTCGCCGTGAAAACCGATCCCGACGCCGGAGCCAAGGGGATATCCCTCATCGTCGTGGAGACGTCCACACCCGGGTTCCGACGCGGACGTGTGCTGGACAAAGTGGGCCTGCGAGGTCAGGACACGGCGGAACTGTTCTTCGACGACGTCCGTGTTCCGGTGGAGAACCTGCTGGGGGACGAAGAGGGGCAGGGGTTCATCCAGCTGATGCAGCAGCTGCCCCAGGAGCGACTCATCATCGCGATCACCGCCGTGGCGGGTATGGAGAGCGCGATCGAGCAGACCATCGCCTACACCAAGGAACGCAGCGCCTTCGGTCGGCCGCTGATCAAGTTCCAGAACACCAGGTACAAGCTCGCCGAGGCCGCGACCGAGGCCGCCGTCGCCCGGGCGTTCCTGGATGAATGCATCGAACGACACCTGCGCGGTGAACTCGACGTACAGAGCGCCGCGATGGTGAAGTTGTGGAGTACGGAACGGGTCAACAAAGTCGTCGACGAGTGTGTGCAGTTGTTCGGCGGCTACGGCTATATGACCGAGTACCCGATCGCGCGCGCGTGGGCCGACGTCCGTGTCTCCCGCATTTTCGGTGGCACGAACGAAATCATGAAGGACATCATTTCCCGAACGTTGTGA
- a CDS encoding TetR/AcrR family transcriptional regulator yields MSERRHRTQAERSAQTRTALLDATIECLVELGYARTSMQEICARAGVSKGAAQHHFADKAELMASAVAHLTTKLADRNTPREGRLASGPGRVAELVDLLWRSYSGTLATAAMELWVAARTDPALRAAMRPVDRALGRSTLDRLAAFLDDIPRERLETLFWLTVNLARGLALDAELGGDPQRRELLLDEWKRIATALFA; encoded by the coding sequence ATGTCGGAACGCAGACATCGCACCCAGGCCGAACGCAGCGCTCAGACACGCACCGCCTTGCTCGACGCCACCATCGAGTGCCTGGTGGAACTCGGTTATGCACGGACGTCGATGCAGGAGATCTGCGCCCGAGCAGGCGTGTCCAAGGGCGCGGCTCAACATCATTTCGCGGACAAGGCCGAGCTGATGGCCTCCGCGGTGGCCCACCTGACGACGAAGCTGGCCGACCGCAACACGCCGCGAGAGGGACGACTGGCGTCCGGACCGGGCCGTGTGGCCGAATTAGTGGACCTGCTGTGGCGGTCGTATTCGGGCACCTTGGCCACAGCGGCGATGGAGTTGTGGGTCGCGGCGCGCACCGATCCCGCTCTCCGCGCGGCGATGCGGCCGGTGGACAGGGCACTCGGCCGCTCGACATTGGACCGACTCGCCGCCTTCCTGGACGACATTCCCCGAGAGCGCCTGGAGACTCTGTTCTGGCTGACGGTGAACCTGGCCCGCGGCCTCGCGCTCGACGCCGAACTGGGAGGGGACCCCCAGCGACGCGAGTTGCTGTTGGACGAGTGGAAGCGCATCGCGACCGCGCTCTTCGCGTGA
- a CDS encoding succinic semialdehyde dehydrogenase, producing the protein MTSTSATTTATREQGPATIGGIVGAPSTARAEALVARVTTGPGSGSVTVTAPFTERPTAVLPQATDDITRAAFARARRAQPSWATTSVAERQRILLRLHELVLAHQDEGLDLIQVESGKARLDAFDEISATALVSAYYGKHSARLLAPRRAPGVFPLLTRATHIRHPRGVVGVISPWNYPLALTAMDVLPALVAGNTVVQKPDNQTALSALWLHELAERAGLPRDAWQIVLGRGSVIGTAIAEESDYLCFTGSTPTGKKLASAIAGRLTDYSLELGGKNPMIVLPDADVAAAAAGAVTACFSSAGQLCVSVERIYVHDSIRDRFLAEFVQRTRALRLGASLDYRAGMGSLTTAEQLRAVSEHVANARAHGATVVTGGRARPDVGPLFYEPTILTDVTDRAALFADETFGPVVSVYGYTDVDDAIERANDTPFGLNASVWSRDTRRAQEVATRLRTGTVNINEGYAATFGTVGIPMGGMKESGVGRRNGADGLLKYTESQSIAVQHGLKLRPMRGVPPTLWTKALSVGLRVLRRIPGR; encoded by the coding sequence ATGACCAGCACGTCGGCTACGACGACAGCGACGCGGGAGCAAGGTCCCGCCACGATCGGAGGAATCGTAGGCGCTCCTTCCACCGCACGGGCCGAAGCCCTCGTCGCCAGGGTGACGACCGGACCCGGCAGTGGATCGGTGACGGTGACCGCACCGTTCACCGAACGCCCCACGGCCGTCCTCCCCCAGGCGACCGACGACATCACCCGTGCTGCCTTCGCGCGCGCCCGCCGGGCCCAACCGTCGTGGGCGACCACGAGCGTGGCCGAACGGCAACGCATCCTGTTGCGACTGCACGAACTCGTGCTCGCCCACCAGGACGAGGGACTGGACCTGATCCAGGTCGAATCGGGCAAGGCACGACTCGACGCCTTCGACGAGATCAGCGCCACCGCGCTCGTGTCGGCCTATTACGGCAAGCACAGCGCTCGTCTGCTCGCCCCACGCCGCGCACCCGGCGTGTTCCCCCTGCTCACCCGTGCCACCCACATCCGCCATCCCCGAGGCGTCGTCGGGGTCATCTCACCGTGGAACTACCCCCTGGCCTTGACCGCGATGGACGTGTTGCCCGCCCTGGTCGCAGGCAACACCGTGGTGCAGAAGCCGGACAACCAGACGGCGCTGTCGGCGTTGTGGCTGCACGAACTCGCTGAACGCGCGGGGCTGCCGCGCGATGCGTGGCAGATCGTGCTCGGACGTGGTTCGGTGATCGGCACCGCCATCGCCGAGGAATCGGACTACCTCTGCTTCACCGGATCCACCCCCACGGGCAAGAAACTGGCCTCCGCCATCGCGGGGAGGCTCACCGACTACTCCCTCGAGCTCGGCGGTAAGAACCCGATGATCGTGCTGCCCGACGCCGACGTGGCCGCCGCCGCGGCCGGCGCGGTCACGGCGTGCTTCTCCTCGGCCGGGCAGCTGTGCGTGTCCGTGGAACGGATCTACGTCCACGACAGCATCCGCGACCGGTTCCTCGCCGAATTCGTCCAACGGACTCGAGCGCTACGACTCGGCGCATCGCTCGACTACCGCGCCGGAATGGGCTCGTTGACCACCGCGGAACAGCTGCGGGCGGTCTCGGAACACGTCGCGAACGCCCGGGCACACGGTGCCACCGTGGTCACCGGTGGCCGGGCCCGGCCCGATGTCGGACCGTTGTTCTACGAACCGACGATCCTCACCGACGTCACCGACCGGGCGGCGCTGTTCGCCGACGAGACGTTCGGACCGGTCGTCTCCGTCTACGGCTACACCGATGTCGACGACGCGATCGAGCGGGCCAACGACACTCCGTTCGGACTCAATGCCAGTGTCTGGTCCCGGGACACGAGGCGGGCGCAGGAGGTCGCGACTCGGCTGAGGACGGGAACCGTCAACATCAACGAAGGTTACGCCGCCACGTTCGGCACCGTGGGCATACCGATGGGCGGTATGAAGGAGTCCGGTGTCGGACGGCGCAACGGAGCCGACGGTTTGCTGAAGTACACCGAATCCCAGTCGATCGCCGTCCAGCATGGACTGAAGTTGCGGCCGATGCGTGGTGTTCCGCCGACACTGTGGACGAAAGCGTTGTCCGTCGGTCTGCGGGTGTTGCGGCGGATCCCCGGCCGCTGA
- a CDS encoding DUF397 domain-containing protein, with amino-acid sequence MVANTDLTGVEWRKSSYSGGGNDCVEVAFIGDGIAVRDSKNPQGGVLRLSGQEWDALLAAARAGELDLH; translated from the coding sequence ATGGTGGCAAACACGGACCTGACCGGGGTCGAATGGCGTAAGAGCAGCTACAGCGGGGGCGGTAACGACTGTGTCGAGGTCGCCTTCATCGGCGACGGCATCGCCGTGCGTGATTCGAAGAATCCGCAAGGGGGCGTGTTGCGGCTGTCCGGGCAGGAGTGGGACGCCCTGCTGGCTGCCGCGCGGGCCGGGGAACTCGACCTCCACTGA